The Podarcis raffonei isolate rPodRaf1 chromosome 2, rPodRaf1.pri, whole genome shotgun sequence genome window below encodes:
- the LOC128408446 gene encoding histone-lysine N-methyltransferase SETMAR isoform X1: MDVSGGLENFPVAVWPRLEEPPAFQYSPDHVAGEEGGPDPSEVSLNGCSCHSSSCLASTCSCLHYGENYNNQCISCEGNELDFSKPVFECNTMCHCGELCQNRVIQRGLQFRLEVFKTAKKGWGLRNLEFIPKGRFVCEYAGEILNFGEACRRIQSQTSSDSNYIIAVREHFCDGQIMETFVDPTYIGNVGRFLNHSCEPNLFMVPVRVDSMVPKLALFANRDICANEELSYDYSGRYHNSSPEKDQEELQQVEVSKKPCYCGAKLCANFLPYDSSLFHKDDLRSRAVETL; this comes from the coding sequence TACAGCCCAGATCATGTAGCTGgagaggaaggaggaccagaCCCATCTGAAGTCTCCCTTAATGGCTGCAGCTGTCACTCCTCTTCCTGTCTTGCCTCCACGTGTTCCTGCCTTCATTATGGGGAAAACTATAACAATCAGTGCATTAGCTGTGAAGGAAATGAACTAGATTTTTCGAAGCCTGTTTTTGAATGCAACACTATGTGCCACTGTGGAGAGTTGTGCCAAAACAGGGTGATTCAAAGGGGCTTGCAATTCCGGCTTGAAGTCTTCAAGACTGCCAAGAAAGGATGGGGACTCCGCAATCTGGAGTTTATACCCAAAGGAAGATTCGTTTGTGAATACGCTGGGGAAATACTCAACTTCGGAGAAGCATGTAGAAGGATACAATCGCAGACATCAAGCGATTCAAATTACATTATAGCAGTAAGAGAACACTTCTGCGATGGACAGATAATGGAGACGTTTGTGGATCCCACTTACATTGGTAATGTTGGTAGGTTCCTGAACCATTCCTGTGAACCAAACCTCTTTATGGTCCCTGTCCGAGTAGACTCAATGGTACCTAAATTGGCACTTTTTGCCAACCGTGATATTTGTGCCAATGAAGAACTTTCATATGATTATTCAGGTAGGTACCATAATTCCTCGCCTGAGAAAGATCAAGAAGAGCTGCAGCAAGTGGAAGTATCTAAGAAACCCTGTTACTGTGGGGCCAAATTATGTGCAAATTTTTTGCCTTATGATAGTTCATTATTCCACAAAGATGACCTAAGAAGCCGTGCTGTAGAAACACTCTGA
- the LOC128408446 gene encoding histone-lysine N-methyltransferase SETMAR isoform X2 gives MLTTLNGEFSCICIYPKYSPDHVAGEEGGPDPSEVSLNGCSCHSSSCLASTCSCLHYGENYNNQCISCEGNELDFSKPVFECNTMCHCGELCQNRVIQRGLQFRLEVFKTAKKGWGLRNLEFIPKGRFVCEYAGEILNFGEACRRIQSQTSSDSNYIIAVREHFCDGQIMETFVDPTYIGNVGRFLNHSCEPNLFMVPVRVDSMVPKLALFANRDICANEELSYDYSGRYHNSSPEKDQEELQQVEVSKKPCYCGAKLCANFLPYDSSLFHKDDLRSRAVETL, from the coding sequence TACAGCCCAGATCATGTAGCTGgagaggaaggaggaccagaCCCATCTGAAGTCTCCCTTAATGGCTGCAGCTGTCACTCCTCTTCCTGTCTTGCCTCCACGTGTTCCTGCCTTCATTATGGGGAAAACTATAACAATCAGTGCATTAGCTGTGAAGGAAATGAACTAGATTTTTCGAAGCCTGTTTTTGAATGCAACACTATGTGCCACTGTGGAGAGTTGTGCCAAAACAGGGTGATTCAAAGGGGCTTGCAATTCCGGCTTGAAGTCTTCAAGACTGCCAAGAAAGGATGGGGACTCCGCAATCTGGAGTTTATACCCAAAGGAAGATTCGTTTGTGAATACGCTGGGGAAATACTCAACTTCGGAGAAGCATGTAGAAGGATACAATCGCAGACATCAAGCGATTCAAATTACATTATAGCAGTAAGAGAACACTTCTGCGATGGACAGATAATGGAGACGTTTGTGGATCCCACTTACATTGGTAATGTTGGTAGGTTCCTGAACCATTCCTGTGAACCAAACCTCTTTATGGTCCCTGTCCGAGTAGACTCAATGGTACCTAAATTGGCACTTTTTGCCAACCGTGATATTTGTGCCAATGAAGAACTTTCATATGATTATTCAGGTAGGTACCATAATTCCTCGCCTGAGAAAGATCAAGAAGAGCTGCAGCAAGTGGAAGTATCTAAGAAACCCTGTTACTGTGGGGCCAAATTATGTGCAAATTTTTTGCCTTATGATAGTTCATTATTCCACAAAGATGACCTAAGAAGCCGTGCTGTAGAAACACTCTGA